One window from the genome of Bacillus tianshenii encodes:
- a CDS encoding chitobiase/beta-hexosaminidase C-terminal domain-containing protein: MSYKYRSGLRSGSTKRLMIGPGALYKNFDLSAFKVNDESTWGELLGATKGGNEVNMDIEYHVAEIDGTLGPVEGAEWLIKAVAKVSTNLLEISRDNLLLKLPSFNAQTHDTDYDIIKHNGEIAPTSAQNLALVGEITGKSIPVIIVLERARCIDAFNLPFGTGKDDVVLKAEFESRYTEDAPTTIPFYILYPKGGSPVAMPTANPTGGTTHTTSVDVELLHTDPTAEIYYTTDGSIPTPSTGTLYSGTPINLTATATIKAIAVVGADTSMVASFLYTVNP, translated from the coding sequence ATGTCATATAAATATCGTTCAGGCCTAAGAAGTGGTTCTACCAAGCGTCTGATGATTGGCCCTGGCGCTCTATACAAAAACTTTGATTTGTCTGCCTTTAAAGTAAACGATGAGTCAACATGGGGAGAACTGCTAGGCGCCACAAAAGGCGGTAATGAAGTTAATATGGATATTGAATATCATGTTGCTGAGATTGATGGTACGCTTGGACCGGTAGAAGGTGCAGAATGGCTGATAAAAGCTGTGGCCAAGGTCTCGACAAACTTGCTTGAAATTAGTCGCGATAACCTTCTTTTGAAATTACCATCTTTCAATGCTCAAACTCATGATACAGATTATGACATTATTAAGCACAACGGTGAGATTGCCCCAACATCTGCTCAAAATCTCGCGTTGGTAGGTGAGATTACCGGGAAGTCTATTCCAGTTATTATTGTGTTGGAGCGCGCTCGATGTATCGATGCATTTAATTTGCCGTTTGGAACGGGCAAAGATGATGTGGTGTTAAAAGCAGAATTTGAATCACGTTACACAGAAGATGCACCAACAACAATCCCTTTTTATATTTTGTATCCTAAAGGCGGAAGTCCTGTTGCAATGCCTACAGCTAACCCTACAGGCGGAACAACGCATACAACGTCAGTTGATGTTGAATTGCTTCATACAGACCCGACAGCAGAAATATACTACACGACAGACGGAAGTATACCAACGCCAAGTACAGGAACACTATATAGCGGGACCCCTATTAATTTGACAGCAACAGCGACAATTAAAGCTATTGCTGTAGTTGGGGCGGATACCTCAATGGTCGCCTCGTTCTTATACACTGTAAATCCATAA
- a CDS encoding phage major capsid protein: MAMKEKKAVQWPLNLNIQYFNGDSGTKELATQIQEAFTELKAAGDKQADEIKKFGDATQETKNKINTINQTLNELKERLDQAETKMNRKFQPDHDPAQNPEEGKLTPEQQKSFFKFLREGKGGMSPEERKALVEDTTGQIIVPEALDAEIYRELPKLTVFRQLASVRPTNRDRIRRRSMTEVSVGWGKLETSSTKKLADFESDMTPDEEWIYVEDVLGLTKIGEDELEDTDLNLQQFMASSFNRAFAEAEDTAFLKGTGHSNEQPEGILVNSNVQRTVTAGVGTATIDDFIKLMYDVPTQYRRNGSYVVHSQTEMMLRTLKNSQGDYLWQPSVQAGTPNTFLGKPIYTQDDFDTVANESEIATFGDYNAGYRIVDRKGGSITRLNELYIEDGLIGFKYKRRVGGGVVRPKAIRVLKVAGA; the protein is encoded by the coding sequence ATGGCAATGAAAGAAAAAAAGGCAGTTCAATGGCCATTAAACTTAAATATTCAATATTTCAACGGAGACAGTGGCACTAAGGAACTTGCTACACAAATTCAAGAAGCGTTCACGGAGCTTAAAGCAGCTGGTGATAAGCAGGCTGATGAAATTAAAAAGTTTGGTGATGCGACGCAGGAAACGAAAAATAAAATTAACACCATCAATCAGACGCTCAACGAATTGAAAGAACGTCTCGACCAAGCTGAAACAAAAATGAATCGAAAATTTCAACCAGACCACGACCCAGCACAAAATCCAGAGGAAGGAAAGTTGACACCAGAGCAGCAAAAGTCTTTCTTTAAATTCCTGCGTGAAGGAAAAGGTGGAATGTCACCGGAAGAACGCAAGGCGCTTGTGGAAGACACAACAGGCCAAATTATTGTACCTGAAGCACTGGACGCAGAGATTTATCGCGAGCTTCCGAAATTGACGGTATTCCGTCAACTTGCTTCGGTTCGCCCTACCAACCGTGACCGAATTCGCCGCCGTTCAATGACAGAAGTATCTGTAGGATGGGGTAAGCTTGAAACGTCATCTACAAAGAAACTAGCAGACTTTGAAAGCGATATGACTCCGGATGAAGAATGGATTTATGTCGAAGACGTACTCGGCCTGACCAAAATCGGTGAGGACGAGCTGGAAGACACTGATTTAAACCTTCAGCAGTTCATGGCATCTTCGTTCAACCGTGCATTTGCTGAAGCAGAGGATACAGCATTCTTAAAAGGTACTGGACACTCAAACGAGCAGCCTGAAGGAATCCTGGTTAATTCAAATGTTCAGCGTACTGTGACTGCAGGGGTTGGTACAGCTACAATTGATGATTTCATTAAATTGATGTATGACGTACCTACACAGTATCGTCGAAACGGTTCGTATGTCGTACATTCTCAGACGGAAATGATGTTACGCACGCTCAAAAATAGTCAAGGTGACTACCTATGGCAGCCTAGCGTACAAGCTGGCACGCCAAACACTTTCCTTGGCAAGCCAATTTATACGCAGGATGATTTTGACACTGTGGCAAACGAATCTGAAATCGCTACGTTTGGTGATTATAATGCTGGTTATCGTATTGTTGATCGTAAAGGTGGTTCTATCACACGTTTGAATGAGCTTTACATTGAAGACGGCTTGATTGGTTTCAAATACAAGCGCCGTGTCGGTGGCGGTGTTGTTCGTCCAAAGGCAATTCGTGTCTTGAAGGTTGCTGGTGCGTAA
- a CDS encoding HK97 family phage prohead protease yields MKYKSLPTEFKVDEEKREIEAYVSTFDFKDSDGDIVRKGAFSQTVKQDKSRIKVLWQHDIKSPVGLPKHIEEDSKGLYTVSKISKTTLGNDLIILANDGVISETSIGFNTLKDKWNKGENARELLQLKLWEYSFVTWGANSQALVSGVKTLDDVWNHLDVVYELQKEVKAGRVLSEKNRQLLKTAIEAMQAVINAAEPQTQDEPDNLPNEDEQKQLKSIVDEMKAYAKSMQ; encoded by the coding sequence TTGAAGTATAAGTCACTTCCAACTGAATTTAAAGTTGATGAGGAGAAACGGGAGATTGAGGCTTACGTATCTACCTTTGATTTTAAGGATTCAGATGGAGATATTGTTCGTAAAGGCGCGTTTTCTCAAACCGTTAAACAGGATAAAAGTAGAATTAAAGTTTTGTGGCAGCATGATATTAAATCACCAGTTGGTTTACCAAAACATATTGAAGAAGATAGCAAAGGGTTGTACACCGTTAGCAAAATTTCTAAGACGACACTTGGAAATGATTTAATTATTCTTGCGAATGATGGTGTGATTAGTGAGACTTCAATTGGGTTTAATACTTTGAAAGATAAATGGAATAAAGGTGAAAATGCTCGAGAGTTATTGCAATTAAAGTTATGGGAATACAGCTTTGTTACCTGGGGAGCAAATAGCCAAGCTTTAGTTAGTGGAGTAAAAACTCTTGATGATGTTTGGAATCACTTAGATGTGGTCTATGAGCTACAAAAAGAAGTGAAAGCCGGACGTGTACTCAGTGAAAAAAATCGTCAATTATTAAAGACAGCTATTGAGGCCATGCAAGCTGTTATTAATGCTGCGGAACCTCAGACGCAAGATGAACCTGATAACTTGCCAAATGAAGATGAACAAAAGCAACTAAAATCTATAGTAGATGAAATGAAAGCCTACGCTAAATCAATGCAGTAA
- a CDS encoding phage portal protein — MLNFISKWLMKSQAVQRAIVSMYVGQPIWTPQRFEKLAEEGFQRNIWVYRCVMAIAQSASYLPIILYEKKGKELTEIEQHVLLDLLKKPNAIQSGQEFFEAWVAFQMLSGNSYVEMNGPNKGPSRELWLLRPDRTSVVPHLEKYIGSYLYQANGEEILIPSEKVMHTKFFAPLEDFYGWSPIQVAARGIDQDNAANAWNASLLQNSGRPSGAWIHEEPLNDTQYNRMMSKINASYTGIKNAGKALLMHGGVKWQEIGINPKDMDFIQSKKLSRTEICAAFGVPPEIVGDKEHATYSNYQEARRAFYEETVLPVFNKVISKMNNELAPQFGENLFLAVDTDRVEALQENRDAVYERNNKAVAAGWLKINEAREAAGYEAIEGGNVRLVPASVIPEGEDAPDDQTDIPEGDEEKSFEQKSNDRYFQSFERRRRPFIKAAERQVKKRFEAEKKTVVAAYKKLGQDGVEEILQSQATEWQKTLKAVWLAVTEEFGSDSFTNLKKAAGDIEVKLNPFAMLFEEQNSFIQAYIADIVAQEVVGISEYTIELLKFVIGDGVANRLSTQEIAKNIERKYEDFDKYRAIRIARTEVIGASNYGNRAGAQATGIPLTKTWVATRDKRTRKSHEKMDGVTKPFDEPYDVGGHFMMYPGDPDGPAKEVIQCRCCEKYQPADE, encoded by the coding sequence TTGTTGAATTTTATTAGCAAGTGGTTAATGAAATCTCAGGCAGTGCAGCGAGCAATTGTCAGCATGTATGTTGGGCAACCTATTTGGACACCCCAACGATTTGAAAAGTTAGCTGAAGAGGGTTTTCAAAGGAATATTTGGGTTTATCGATGTGTCATGGCAATTGCTCAATCAGCATCATACCTACCTATTATTCTTTATGAAAAGAAAGGTAAGGAGTTAACTGAAATTGAACAACATGTATTGCTAGATTTATTGAAAAAACCTAATGCTATACAGAGTGGTCAAGAATTTTTTGAAGCGTGGGTTGCTTTTCAAATGCTTTCTGGAAACAGTTATGTGGAGATGAACGGACCGAATAAAGGACCATCAAGAGAATTATGGCTACTAAGGCCTGATAGGACAAGTGTTGTCCCTCATCTAGAAAAATATATTGGTTCTTATTTGTACCAGGCTAACGGAGAAGAAATCTTAATTCCTAGTGAAAAGGTAATGCATACTAAATTTTTTGCGCCTTTAGAGGATTTTTATGGGTGGTCTCCAATACAAGTGGCAGCACGTGGAATTGATCAAGATAACGCAGCAAACGCGTGGAATGCTTCGTTATTACAGAACAGTGGACGTCCTAGTGGAGCCTGGATACATGAAGAGCCTTTGAATGATACTCAATATAATCGTATGATGTCAAAGATTAATGCTAGCTATACAGGTATCAAAAATGCAGGAAAAGCCCTTTTGATGCATGGTGGTGTGAAATGGCAAGAAATTGGAATTAATCCTAAAGATATGGATTTTATACAATCAAAAAAATTGAGCCGCACTGAGATATGTGCGGCTTTTGGTGTTCCTCCTGAAATTGTAGGAGATAAAGAGCATGCCACCTATTCGAATTACCAAGAGGCAAGGCGTGCTTTTTATGAAGAAACAGTTCTTCCGGTATTCAATAAAGTAATTTCTAAAATGAATAATGAACTGGCACCTCAATTTGGAGAAAACTTATTCCTTGCCGTAGACACCGATCGTGTTGAAGCCCTTCAAGAAAACCGAGATGCTGTTTACGAGCGAAATAATAAGGCAGTGGCAGCCGGTTGGCTAAAAATAAACGAAGCAAGAGAAGCAGCTGGGTATGAAGCGATTGAAGGCGGGAATGTGCGATTAGTTCCTGCAAGTGTTATCCCAGAGGGAGAAGATGCGCCTGATGATCAAACTGATATTCCTGAAGGTGATGAAGAAAAAAGTTTCGAACAAAAGTCAAATGACCGATACTTCCAATCTTTCGAAAGGCGAAGGCGACCTTTCATAAAAGCAGCTGAAAGGCAGGTGAAGAAAAGGTTTGAAGCTGAAAAGAAAACGGTTGTAGCTGCTTATAAAAAATTAGGCCAAGATGGGGTTGAAGAGATACTGCAGAGTCAAGCTACTGAATGGCAGAAGACACTGAAAGCGGTGTGGCTTGCGGTCACTGAAGAATTTGGAAGTGATTCCTTTACCAATTTGAAAAAGGCTGCAGGAGATATTGAGGTGAAGCTCAACCCGTTTGCTATGCTTTTTGAAGAGCAGAATAGCTTTATCCAGGCTTACATTGCGGATATTGTAGCGCAAGAGGTAGTAGGGATTAGTGAATACACAATTGAGCTTTTGAAATTCGTTATTGGTGATGGTGTTGCCAACAGATTAAGCACACAGGAAATTGCCAAAAATATTGAGCGAAAGTATGAAGACTTCGATAAATATCGAGCGATACGCATTGCTCGAACCGAAGTAATTGGCGCAAGTAATTATGGTAATCGCGCAGGCGCTCAAGCCACTGGCATTCCACTTACAAAAACATGGGTAGCAACAAGAGATAAGCGTACTCGAAAGTCTCATGAAAAAATGGACGGTGTTACAAAGCCGTTCGATGAGCCATATGATGTTGGCGGTCATTTTATGATGTATCCAGGTGACCCGGACGGACCTGCTAAAGAAGTTATACAGTGCAGGTGTTGCGAGAAGTATCAGCCTGCAGATGAATGA
- a CDS encoding PBSX family phage terminase large subunit: MKTLMSNKVSFMMRRKKKPAPFQFKPFSKKQLKVLTWWRDDSPHQEKDGIICDGSVRAGKTVVMSLSYVMWGMETFHEENLGMSGKTIGALRRNVITPLKRMLRSRGYKVKDHRADNYLTITFKGKVNYFYLFGGKDESSQDLIQGITLAGMFFDEAALMPKSFVDQATARCSVESSKLWFNCNPAGPYHWFKLEWLDKLKEKNMLHLHFTMDDNLSLSEKVKARYRRMYSGVFFKRYILGLWVLAEGVIYDMWKEEEHVINEWPKEIHEYQVTIDYGTQNPTAFILQGIYYDKEGIPTFYNLKEYYYDGRNKGKQKTDGEYYEDLEAFCEGYTDMVIIDPSAASFIAQIHLHGKLMVRKAKNSVVDGIRNVATTISEGRNYTHKSCKNLIRERYSYVWDEKAAERGEDKPVKKNDHAMDAERYGIYTHGL; the protein is encoded by the coding sequence ATGAAGACACTGATGAGTAATAAAGTGTCTTTCATGATGAGAAGAAAGAAAAAGCCTGCGCCTTTTCAATTTAAACCTTTTAGTAAAAAGCAGCTCAAAGTATTGACCTGGTGGCGTGATGATTCACCACATCAAGAGAAAGACGGTATTATATGTGATGGTTCCGTTCGTGCAGGCAAAACGGTTGTCATGTCCTTGTCTTATGTGATGTGGGGTATGGAGACGTTCCATGAAGAAAATCTCGGAATGTCTGGTAAGACAATCGGTGCTTTGCGCCGGAATGTGATTACCCCTTTAAAGCGCATGCTACGTTCCCGGGGATATAAAGTAAAAGACCATCGTGCAGATAACTACTTAACAATTACTTTTAAAGGGAAAGTTAATTACTTTTATTTATTTGGCGGGAAAGATGAGTCCTCGCAAGACCTTATCCAAGGAATTACTCTTGCTGGCATGTTCTTTGATGAAGCTGCTTTAATGCCAAAAAGTTTTGTGGACCAAGCTACTGCTCGGTGTTCAGTTGAAAGTTCAAAGCTATGGTTTAACTGTAACCCTGCGGGTCCATACCATTGGTTCAAGTTAGAGTGGCTGGATAAGCTGAAAGAAAAGAACATGCTGCATTTACATTTTACGATGGATGACAATCTGTCTCTTTCTGAAAAGGTGAAAGCGCGCTATCGGCGAATGTACAGCGGTGTTTTCTTTAAGCGTTACATTCTCGGCCTATGGGTTTTAGCTGAGGGTGTCATTTATGATATGTGGAAGGAAGAGGAGCATGTCATAAATGAATGGCCGAAAGAAATTCATGAGTACCAAGTTACAATCGATTATGGAACCCAGAACCCTACAGCATTTATCTTGCAAGGGATTTATTACGATAAAGAGGGTATTCCGACCTTTTATAACTTGAAAGAATATTATTATGATGGTCGGAATAAAGGTAAGCAAAAAACCGATGGAGAGTACTATGAAGACTTAGAAGCCTTTTGTGAAGGATACACCGATATGGTAATTATTGACCCTTCTGCAGCATCTTTCATTGCTCAAATACATTTGCATGGCAAACTCATGGTTCGTAAAGCAAAAAATAGTGTAGTAGATGGGATAAGAAATGTTGCGACTACAATTTCTGAAGGTCGTAATTACACTCATAAAAGTTGCAAAAATTTAATTAGAGAACGTTATTCCTATGTTTGGGATGAGAAGGCTGCTGAACGTGGCGAAGATAAGCCGGTCAAAAAGAATGACCATGCAATGGATGCTGAACGTTATGGCATTTACACTCATGGGTTATAG
- the terS gene encoding phage terminase small subunit, translating to MPRPRNPNRDKAFELFKEHNGNITNRKIAEILGEKEKTISSWKSRDKWNAVLQKNDCSTANKRKRKGGAPKGNKNAKGNNGGAPKGNKNALGNPGGGAPQKNKNAVVTGEFETIYLDVLDEEEQTMFFAIDTGPRLQLEENIRLLSLRERRMLKRIQDLMNGLTEKQKRVLQERKAVKEPVEVVDEKTGDKKVVPRVKEQLVITEVEETEYRVIDDILRIEEALTRVQDKKLKAIKLKHEMEEVFEHKRTLEQTRLQIEQTRNSEELVEYDDDGFIDALNATTVEVWSDEDTDE from the coding sequence GTGCCAAGACCAAGGAATCCAAATCGTGACAAGGCGTTTGAACTTTTTAAAGAACACAATGGAAATATCACAAACAGAAAAATCGCAGAAATTCTTGGAGAGAAAGAAAAGACAATCTCATCATGGAAGTCACGCGATAAATGGAATGCAGTACTGCAAAAAAATGATTGTAGTACTGCAAATAAACGTAAGAGAAAAGGTGGCGCCCCAAAGGGTAACAAGAATGCAAAAGGCAATAACGGCGGAGCGCCCAAAGGCAATAAGAATGCACTAGGAAACCCAGGAGGCGGGGCACCTCAGAAGAACAAGAATGCAGTGGTGACAGGTGAGTTTGAAACGATTTATCTGGATGTCCTGGATGAAGAAGAGCAAACAATGTTCTTTGCTATCGATACAGGACCACGACTGCAGCTTGAAGAAAATATACGTCTGTTAAGCCTGCGAGAACGGCGCATGCTCAAGCGTATTCAAGACTTAATGAATGGCCTTACTGAGAAACAAAAGCGCGTTCTACAGGAACGTAAGGCTGTCAAAGAGCCTGTTGAGGTAGTGGATGAAAAGACAGGCGATAAGAAAGTGGTCCCTCGTGTTAAGGAGCAATTGGTTATTACAGAAGTTGAAGAAACAGAATACCGCGTTATCGATGATATTCTGCGTATTGAAGAGGCGCTGACTCGAGTGCAGGATAAGAAGCTAAAAGCCATTAAGCTGAAACATGAAATGGAAGAAGTGTTTGAACATAAGAGAACGCTTGAACAGACACGTTTGCAAATTGAGCAAACTAGGAATTCTGAAGAACTGGTTGAGTATGATGATGACGGATTTATTGATGCATTGAATGCTACAACAGTTGAGGTGTGGTCAGATGAAGACACTGATGAGTAA
- a CDS encoding DNA methyltransferase has translation MRIENVTLKKLQNTTWNPNTMEKDIYHSLVESIRRYGVLQPILVRNDMTIIKGEKRWRAAKEAGLKEITCVIVETTDEEAKLLNISLSHLRGQTNEEMLSALLEELTAHFSLDEISVQTGYQKDELDQLLNGLETDTEIEEPVEEDEFDVQEALDEIQEAETQYGDVWKLGRHLLVCGDATKLSDVKQLMRGDKANLIVTDPPYNVAVESESKELNSSGRGKIQNDDMSDEEFNDFLKAVFENYKSIMDTKAAIYVFHGSSYQREFENNMNAASITVRTQCIWVKNAASYGWAQYRFQHEPVFYAHLKGKSPAWYGDRKQTTVWKSGLQVENPEPATVWEVSRGDVTKYVHPTQKPLELLAIPIGNSSKKGDIVIDFFGGSGSTLMTCEQMNRICRTMELDLVFCDVIKKRFYEMTGEEPVLIHRKQAA, from the coding sequence GTGCGAATAGAGAATGTAACGTTAAAAAAGCTTCAAAACACTACATGGAACCCAAACACCATGGAGAAGGATATCTATCATTCATTAGTTGAAAGCATCCGAAGGTACGGTGTACTTCAACCTATTTTAGTCCGAAACGATATGACCATTATCAAAGGTGAAAAGCGTTGGCGAGCTGCTAAAGAAGCTGGCTTAAAAGAAATTACTTGTGTCATTGTGGAAACGACTGACGAAGAAGCAAAACTGCTCAATATCAGTCTTAGTCATTTACGTGGTCAAACAAATGAAGAAATGTTAAGTGCGCTGTTAGAAGAACTAACAGCGCACTTTTCTTTGGACGAAATTTCTGTACAGACAGGTTATCAAAAGGATGAACTTGATCAATTACTCAATGGGTTGGAAACAGATACAGAAATTGAGGAACCGGTTGAAGAAGATGAATTTGATGTCCAGGAAGCATTAGATGAAATTCAGGAAGCAGAAACCCAATATGGGGATGTATGGAAGTTGGGCCGGCATCTACTTGTTTGTGGAGACGCGACAAAGCTATCAGATGTAAAACAACTAATGAGAGGGGATAAAGCCAATTTAATTGTTACGGACCCGCCATATAACGTTGCAGTTGAAAGTGAATCTAAAGAGCTTAATTCCTCAGGTAGAGGAAAGATTCAAAATGATGATATGAGTGATGAAGAGTTTAATGATTTTTTGAAAGCAGTCTTTGAAAATTATAAAAGCATCATGGATACAAAAGCAGCTATTTATGTTTTTCATGGTTCCTCTTATCAACGGGAATTTGAGAATAATATGAATGCTGCGAGTATTACTGTAAGAACCCAATGTATTTGGGTGAAAAACGCTGCATCATATGGCTGGGCTCAGTATCGCTTTCAACATGAGCCTGTTTTTTATGCTCATTTAAAGGGCAAGTCGCCAGCTTGGTATGGGGATAGAAAGCAGACCACCGTTTGGAAATCAGGATTGCAGGTTGAAAACCCAGAACCAGCAACAGTATGGGAAGTGTCTCGAGGAGATGTTACGAAGTATGTGCATCCAACTCAAAAACCTTTAGAGCTGTTGGCCATTCCAATTGGAAACAGCAGTAAAAAAGGTGACATTGTAATTGATTTCTTTGGTGGTAGTGGTTCAACGCTAATGACATGTGAACAAATGAATCGAATTTGCCGGACGATGGAATTGGATCTGGTTTTTTGTGATGTCATTAAAAAGCGTTTCTATGAGATGACTGGCGAAGAGCCGGTGCTGATACATCGGAAGCAAGCAGCATAA
- a CDS encoding ArpU family phage packaging/lysis transcriptional regulator: MPAQLSLFPEIDEKEVRRKVASELKLFKAIRVAVENQKELEEQGVSCLFPSMRSKDEEVICKLKYRQMQRALEKSLDTLEREVIERKYLGPERVKDITVYIEMGIDKDLYYTVKKQAIFQIATALGII, translated from the coding sequence ATGCCAGCTCAGCTTTCATTGTTTCCAGAAATCGATGAGAAAGAAGTCCGTCGTAAAGTTGCTTCAGAACTGAAGCTATTTAAAGCAATTCGTGTGGCCGTGGAGAACCAGAAGGAGCTTGAAGAACAGGGAGTTTCATGTTTATTTCCTTCTATGCGTTCAAAAGATGAAGAAGTTATATGTAAATTAAAATATAGGCAAATGCAACGTGCATTGGAAAAGTCTTTGGACACCTTGGAGCGTGAAGTAATTGAAAGAAAGTACCTCGGTCCAGAAAGAGTCAAAGATATCACAGTTTATATAGAAATGGGTATTGATAAAGATTTATATTACACAGTCAAAAAACAGGCTATATTTCAAATAGCAACAGCACTCGGTATCATATAG
- a CDS encoding HNH endonuclease — MEFQPGLEPGDILNNRELMNIFKCGVSGGMRKSNTTNSLVLVSDHTKSLYEDKWIDGLLHYTGMGQLGQQSLNYMQNKTLAESTHNGVSVFLFEVFREGQYIFMGEVQLVGQPYQTIQPDDSGELRTVWVFPLSVINGEGPINIPKKLLDEKSEYQQKQVKRLSDEELAERARHANSRGAKRRTTTTTYVRDPLVIEYAKRWADGVCQLCEKLAPFINSKGEPHLHTHHIDWLSRGGEDSIYNTVALCPNCHDKMHILDLESDVLILKGRVREYFNS; from the coding sequence ATGGAGTTCCAACCAGGATTAGAGCCAGGAGATATTTTAAATAATAGAGAATTAATGAACATTTTTAAATGTGGTGTTTCAGGAGGTATGAGAAAATCAAACACGACAAATAGCTTGGTTCTTGTGTCAGACCATACCAAGTCTCTTTATGAAGATAAATGGATTGATGGACTATTACATTATACTGGTATGGGTCAATTAGGGCAGCAAAGTCTTAATTATATGCAAAATAAAACTTTGGCTGAGTCTACTCATAACGGTGTATCTGTTTTTCTATTTGAAGTTTTTAGAGAAGGGCAATACATTTTTATGGGAGAGGTCCAATTAGTAGGACAACCATATCAAACAATCCAACCAGATGATAGTGGTGAATTGAGAACTGTCTGGGTATTTCCACTAAGTGTAATTAATGGAGAAGGCCCCATTAATATACCTAAAAAGTTGTTAGATGAGAAATCTGAATATCAACAGAAGCAAGTAAAGAGACTTTCCGATGAAGAATTAGCAGAAAGAGCTCGCCATGCAAATAGTAGAGGGGCTAAGAGACGAACTACAACTACAACATATGTACGGGATCCCCTTGTAATAGAATACGCTAAGCGATGGGCCGATGGCGTTTGTCAGTTGTGCGAGAAGTTGGCACCTTTTATTAACTCTAAAGGAGAACCACACCTTCACACTCATCATATTGACTGGTTGTCAAGGGGCGGAGAAGATTCTATTTATAATACAGTAGCACTTTGTCCTAATTGTCATGATAAGATGCATATCTTAGATTTAGAAAGTGACGTCCTAATACTAAAAGGTAGAGTTAGAGAATATTTTAATTCGTAA
- a CDS encoding DUF3800 domain-containing protein, giving the protein MNYDIYCDEAGNTGGNYLDPNQPIYVLSGWMIERSISYRAKNRIEYLKEGYYPQAKELKGAKILKRKRGAEFSSKLIEEMGAAQCMPFFIIAEKRYCVAAKMVEAYLDSEYNDRITETFSWMNQQKKNIAEIIYHISSGAIEKFAEAHNNPTLEAIKDAQLHLVEDLETNGLHDLAFAIKGSDKYMSEILEEETHTMNAMDRNALHTLNLPVFTSFVQMIESFSKYTGIKKIRMFHDEVAQFRKAYPETFQLYSQSANTEEFVLENGANIIFSIDKLSYFQMSDSKKNPLIQAADVLSSSLNAYCNKIVLGEEINSEFKRIGEFLVSSYIVNDDFPGRGFCDFIGSNILLAQISQSVDIIQDNIKVSLPEIDIKPYLKT; this is encoded by the coding sequence ATGAATTATGATATTTACTGCGATGAAGCAGGTAACACAGGTGGAAATTATTTAGACCCGAACCAGCCTATTTATGTTTTGTCGGGATGGATGATAGAAAGAAGTATTTCTTATAGAGCAAAAAACAGAATTGAGTATTTAAAAGAAGGTTATTATCCTCAAGCTAAAGAGCTAAAAGGTGCTAAAATATTAAAGAGGAAAAGAGGAGCTGAATTTAGTTCAAAGTTAATCGAAGAAATGGGGGCAGCTCAATGTATGCCTTTTTTTATAATAGCTGAAAAAAGATATTGTGTGGCTGCTAAGATGGTTGAGGCATACTTAGATTCTGAATATAATGATCGAATTACTGAAACCTTTTCTTGGATGAATCAACAGAAAAAAAATATAGCTGAAATAATATATCATATATCGAGTGGTGCAATTGAGAAGTTTGCTGAAGCACATAACAATCCAACCTTAGAAGCTATTAAGGATGCCCAATTACATCTAGTAGAAGATTTGGAGACCAATGGCCTTCATGATCTTGCTTTTGCTATTAAAGGTTCTGATAAGTATATGTCTGAAATTTTAGAGGAAGAAACCCATACAATGAATGCAATGGATAGAAATGCATTGCACACATTGAATCTCCCGGTATTTACCTCTTTCGTTCAGATGATTGAGAGTTTTTCAAAGTATACAGGAATTAAAAAAATCAGAATGTTTCATGATGAAGTTGCACAATTTAGGAAAGCATACCCAGAAACTTTTCAGTTATATTCTCAATCAGCAAATACTGAGGAATTTGTATTGGAGAATGGTGCAAACATCATTTTTTCTATAGATAAGCTAAGTTATTTTCAAATGAGTGATTCAAAGAAAAATCCTTTGATACAAGCAGCAGATGTTTTATCCAGTTCACTTAATGCTTATTGTAATAAAATTGTTTTAGGAGAAGAAATAAATAGTGAATTTAAAAGGATTGGTGAATTTTTAGTTAGTTCATACATAGTTAACGATGATTTTCCAGGTAGAGGTTTTTGTGATTTTATAGGATCAAATATTTTGCTTGCCCAAATATCTCAAAGTGTTGACATTATACAAGACAATATTAAAGTATCGTTGCCTGAAATAGATATCAAACCTTATTTAAAAACATAG